The genomic segment GCACGGGTCCAGCAAGCTCCAGGCCGTCGAGTTCGTCCAGCAGATGGTCCACCGCTGTGATCACTTCGAGTCGTGCGAGATGAGCGCCCAGACAAAAGTGAAGTCCATGGCCGAATGCCAGGTGCCCGGTCGTGTCGCGATGAGGGTCGAACCGATCGGGGTCGCTGAACTTCGCCGGGTCTCGGTTCGCCGAGGCATAGAAGAGCAACGCCTTTGCGCCCTTAGGGATTACCGTGTCGCCGATCCGATAGGGCGCGGTAGCGGTTCTGGTGACCCACTGCACCGGCGAGCCCCAACGCGCGGTCTCCTCGACCGCCGGGCGAAGCAGGCTGCGGTCGGCTTTCAACGTCAGGAAGAACTCGCGGTCCTCGGCGAGCCTGACGAGCAGCATGCCCAACAGGTTTGTAGTGGTCTCGTTGCCGGCGACCAGAAGGATGAGCGCGTAGAAGAAAGCTTCCTGATCGCTGAGCTCGCCGGATTCTTTGGCTGCCTGCAACCAACCCAAGAGATCGTCTGCCGACGTGCTGGACCGCCGGCCCATCTCGACGTCTATGAAGCTGCGCATCTGCACGTAGGACTGAAGTAGCGAACCGACGTATCGCATGACCTCGTGCACCGACCGCGGTCCGAATAGTCTCGCGAACTTGTTGGATACGGTGCGAAAGGCCGGCCACTGAGGATGGGGAATACCCAAGATTGTGGCAATGACGTTGATGGGCATGGGGATCGTCAGCGCCGCGACCATGTCAATGACGTCGCCGTCTCGCAGTGGCCTGATCGCCTCATCGGACAACGCGCGAATATCTGTGGCCAGAGTCTGTACCGAACGCTTGCTGAACATGGGCGCGGTCAGATGCCGCAGGCGGGTGTGATCGGGTGGGTCTGTGGTGAGTACAGCACTGGTGACAAACGACCGCAGCATGATGCCGTCCCTCGACGAGAACACCTCATTGTTGCGAACG from the Mycolicibacterium crocinum genome contains:
- a CDS encoding cytochrome P450, with the translated sequence MSTDLLRPPPRAVLSATRSSVTDLWRPVATGAYRDLRRPRTASAPKSVPRTTFDPTLAENIADPYPELLRIREHPVVVNERLGVWMMGRYEDVHKAVRNNEVFSSRDGIMLRSFVTSAVLTTDPPDHTRLRHLTAPMFSKRSVQTLATDIRALSDEAIRPLRDGDVIDMVAALTIPMPINVIATILGIPHPQWPAFRTVSNKFARLFGPRSVHEVMRYVGSLLQSYVQMRSFIDVEMGRRSSTSADDLLGWLQAAKESGELSDQEAFFYALILLVAGNETTTNLLGMLLVRLAEDREFFLTLKADRSLLRPAVEETARWGSPVQWVTRTATAPYRIGDTVIPKGAKALLFYASANRDPAKFSDPDRFDPHRDTTGHLAFGHGLHFCLGAHLARLEVITAVDHLLDELDGLELAGPVRWGTNPSLRGPVSIPLRVRRGSAS